The Yoonia sp. SS1-5 genome contains a region encoding:
- a CDS encoding glycosyl hydrolase family 28-related protein, which yields MNKAITDGIVFNPQPFAAGLAVWSSGDGTPGSDTYAVSGSGVFVAADQDFAGCLEVLKNDPITRVRYMGETPILPGCYLRVTARVKAVAGPFPSVRVSGWAGLAGGAQASGLPEAGPTTALTSYGEVVEISAIIGTGDRTGVDLVWTGANYGHLGVELTGPTGGLVRIDDIMIEDVTSVFTRDLLSIVDVRDYGAKGDGVTDDSAAFEAADAAADGRTVVVPDGVYLLEDTVTMESQVKFAGTIVQAPEHRFILRLDYNYETYVEAFQDEELAFKKAFQALINFSDHESLDLNGRRISLTEPVDMQATDPTRTRFETRRVIRNGQFQPIEGAAWDPTEVTSQATYDPSDDKVLTNVAEIAAIPVGALVSGNGVGREIYVRAVNLSAQSLTLSRPLFDAEGSQNFTFTRFKYMLDFSGYDKFSQFVLDDIEFQGRDIASGIMLAPDGFTFHLRDCFINRPKDRGLSSPGRGCQGMMIDRCQLISAEQAIPVADRTTIGFNANANDVKIRDNRTSKFKHFCVLAGSGSLISGNHWFHGDDETNGVRMGGIVITSPNPKSVFTGNYCDNNFIEWTNEHFSDPALGAQFSFGGLTITGNIFTTNDVADWFNFIVIKPYGPNHFINGFSVVSNVFRSLNGRIDRVEHVDTTFADINYDRTRDLNFSGNVFHNVNEPVQNPAFLTHTQSTEATTWLVDTGTALPFGGRAKYVDVVTAEGAITNAGGSRVHDFPWTEGEQGADLRSVHLNWSQAVKGRVRYQVRMDETDD from the coding sequence ATGAACAAGGCGATAACGGACGGTATTGTATTTAATCCCCAGCCTTTTGCGGCGGGTCTGGCGGTGTGGTCAAGCGGCGATGGCACGCCGGGGTCCGACACTTATGCTGTCAGCGGCTCGGGGGTTTTTGTCGCGGCCGATCAGGATTTTGCCGGTTGCCTTGAAGTGCTCAAGAACGACCCGATCACGCGCGTCAGATATATGGGCGAAACGCCGATCTTGCCCGGGTGCTATCTGCGTGTGACGGCCCGGGTCAAGGCGGTGGCGGGCCCGTTTCCATCGGTGCGCGTGTCTGGCTGGGCCGGGCTGGCGGGCGGCGCGCAGGCCTCTGGTCTGCCCGAGGCGGGACCGACAACCGCATTGACCAGTTATGGCGAGGTTGTCGAGATATCGGCCATTATTGGCACCGGAGATCGCACTGGGGTGGATCTGGTCTGGACAGGTGCGAATTACGGCCATCTTGGCGTTGAACTGACAGGCCCCACCGGGGGACTGGTCCGCATTGACGACATTATGATCGAGGATGTGACATCCGTCTTTACCCGCGATCTTTTGTCCATCGTCGACGTTCGCGATTATGGCGCCAAGGGGGATGGGGTTACCGATGACAGTGCTGCCTTTGAAGCCGCCGACGCCGCCGCAGATGGGCGCACCGTTGTTGTGCCTGACGGGGTCTATCTGTTGGAAGACACGGTCACGATGGAAAGTCAGGTCAAGTTTGCAGGCACAATTGTGCAGGCGCCTGAACACCGGTTTATTCTGCGCCTCGATTACAACTACGAAACCTATGTCGAGGCCTTCCAAGACGAAGAACTTGCCTTCAAAAAGGCGTTTCAGGCGCTGATCAACTTTTCCGACCATGAATCGCTTGATCTGAACGGGCGCCGGATTTCCCTGACAGAGCCTGTTGATATGCAGGCCACTGATCCGACCCGCACCCGGTTCGAGACGCGCCGGGTGATCAGAAACGGACAGTTTCAGCCTATTGAGGGTGCGGCCTGGGATCCGACGGAAGTGACCTCGCAGGCCACATATGATCCGTCCGATGACAAGGTGCTGACCAATGTCGCCGAGATTGCGGCGATTCCTGTCGGCGCCCTTGTGTCCGGCAATGGGGTTGGGCGGGAAATCTATGTGCGCGCAGTGAACCTGTCGGCACAGTCCCTCACCCTGAGCCGTCCGTTATTCGATGCGGAGGGAAGCCAGAATTTCACCTTCACCCGTTTCAAATACATGTTGGATTTCTCGGGCTACGACAAGTTCAGCCAGTTTGTACTGGACGACATCGAATTTCAGGGGCGCGACATCGCCAGCGGGATTATGCTGGCCCCGGATGGCTTTACCTTTCACCTGCGCGATTGCTTTATCAACCGGCCCAAGGATCGGGGGCTGTCATCGCCAGGGCGCGGCTGCCAGGGGATGATGATCGACAGGTGTCAGTTGATCTCGGCCGAGCAGGCGATCCCGGTCGCTGACCGCACGACGATTGGCTTTAACGCCAATGCCAATGACGTCAAAATCCGTGACAACCGCACCAGCAAGTTCAAGCATTTCTGCGTTCTTGCAGGCTCGGGCTCGCTGATTTCGGGCAATCACTGGTTTCACGGGGATGATGAGACAAATGGCGTGCGCATGGGGGGGATCGTCATCACCTCGCCCAATCCCAAAAGCGTGTTTACGGGCAATTATTGTGACAATAACTTTATTGAATGGACCAACGAACATTTTAGCGATCCGGCGCTGGGCGCGCAGTTCTCATTCGGTGGTTTGACGATTACCGGCAATATCTTCACGACCAATGATGTCGCGGATTGGTTCAACTTCATTGTCATCAAACCCTACGGCCCTAACCATTTCATCAATGGCTTCTCTGTCGTCAGTAACGTTTTCCGGTCGCTCAATGGCCGCATTGACCGGGTGGAGCACGTGGATACCACATTTGCGGATATCAATTATGACCGGACCCGGGATCTGAACTTTAGCGGGAATGTGTTTCACAATGTCAACGAACCCGTGCAGAACCCTGCCTTTCTGACCCACACCCAATCGACCGAGGCGACAACCTGGCTTGTTGATACCGGAACGGCCCTGCCATTTGGTGGCCGCGCGAAATACGTGGATGTGGTGACGGCCGAAGGGGCCATCACAAACGCAGGCGGCAGCCGTGTCCACGATTTTCCCTGGACCGAAGGCGAGCAGGGCGCAGACCTGCGCAGCGTCCATCTGAATTGGTCGCAGGCCGTCAAAGGGCGGGTCCGATATCAGGTCCGCATGGATGAGACCGACGATTGA
- a CDS encoding urease accessory protein UreD gives MFDAKAAAITYAAPINVSPALAPRAQGQLHLVAKRRGAETVIGDLRQDGSLKALFPRSKGASLDAVFLNTAGGLTGGDQMTIAVEAAEGAHVTLSSQAAERAYRAQPEQVARADVTLTAGPGARVDWLPQETIIFDGAALDRTVHVNLAPDATALIVEPIIFGRVAMGETVHSLHFTDHWRVHRAGDLVFADAVRLVGDANSLLQRKAVAAGAGAMATVLLAGPQAAGFAEMPLPADAGASLIADDLLLIRLLAADSFMLRRVLIPLIEQVSAAPIPRVWRL, from the coding sequence ATGTTTGACGCGAAAGCTGCCGCCATCACTTACGCCGCCCCCATCAATGTCAGCCCTGCATTGGCACCCCGCGCCCAAGGCCAATTGCATCTTGTGGCAAAACGGCGCGGCGCTGAGACGGTCATTGGTGATTTGCGGCAGGATGGTTCGCTTAAGGCGCTGTTCCCGCGTAGCAAGGGTGCGTCACTTGATGCGGTGTTTCTGAATACTGCGGGTGGTCTGACCGGCGGCGACCAGATGACAATCGCGGTTGAGGCTGCCGAGGGCGCCCATGTGACCCTGTCGTCACAAGCTGCCGAGCGCGCCTATCGCGCCCAACCCGAACAAGTCGCGCGGGCGGATGTAACGCTGACCGCCGGTCCTGGCGCCCGTGTGGACTGGCTGCCGCAGGAGACCATCATCTTTGATGGGGCGGCGCTGGATCGCACCGTGCATGTGAACCTTGCCCCTGATGCAACCGCATTGATTGTCGAACCAATCATCTTTGGGCGCGTCGCAATGGGCGAAACGGTTCACAGCCTGCATTTCACCGATCATTGGCGGGTTCACCGGGCGGGCGATCTGGTCTTCGCCGATGCCGTTCGCCTTGTCGGGGACGCCAACAGCCTTTTGCAACGCAAGGCGGTGGCTGCGGGGGCGGGTGCCATGGCCACCGTTCTTTTGGCAGGCCCACAGGCTGCGGGTTTTGCCGAGATGCCATTGCCCGCTGATGCGGGTGCAAGCCTGATCGCTGACGACCTGTTGTTGATCAGGCTGCTTGCTGCCGATAGTTTCATGCTGCGCCGCGTCCTGATCCCGTTGATCGAACAGGTGTCGGCGGCCCCGATCCCTCGTGTCTGGAGACTTTGA
- a CDS encoding urease subunit gamma has protein sequence MQLTPREKDKLLIAMAAEVARKRLARGVKLNHPEAIALITDAVVEGARDGRSVADMMQAGAKVITRDQVMDGIAEMIHEVQVEATFPDGTKLVTVHDPIR, from the coding sequence ATGCAACTGACCCCACGTGAAAAGGACAAGCTGCTGATTGCGATGGCCGCCGAAGTGGCCCGCAAGCGTCTTGCCCGTGGTGTAAAGCTGAACCATCCCGAGGCGATTGCCCTGATCACCGATGCCGTTGTCGAAGGCGCGCGTGACGGGCGGTCGGTCGCGGACATGATGCAGGCCGGCGCAAAGGTGATCACGCGCGATCAGGTCATGGATGGGATCGCCGAGATGATCCACGAGGTGCAGGTCGAAGCCACCTTTCCCGATGGCACCAAGCTGGTGACCGTGCATGATCCAATCCGCTGA
- a CDS encoding urease subunit beta: MKPGEVIVAEGALMLNAGAQAVTLEVANTGDRPVQVGSHFHFAETNSALEFDRDTAHGMRLDIAAGTAVRFEPGQRREVSLIPISGARRIFGFNGKVMGDL, translated from the coding sequence ATGAAACCGGGTGAAGTGATCGTTGCCGAGGGCGCGTTGATGCTGAATGCAGGCGCCCAAGCCGTGACGCTTGAGGTGGCCAATACGGGTGATCGGCCGGTGCAGGTCGGCTCTCACTTTCACTTTGCCGAGACGAATTCCGCGTTGGAATTTGACCGCGATACCGCCCACGGCATGCGGCTGGATATCGCCGCAGGAACGGCGGTGCGATTCGAACCGGGTCAGCGGCGCGAGGTTTCATTGATCCCCATATCGGGTGCGCGCCGGATATTCGGTTTCAACGGCAAAGTAATGGGTGATTTGTGA
- the ureC gene encoding urease subunit alpha, whose translation MPASISRADYAAMFGPTVGDRVRLADTELIIEVERDLIAEAAGSAATGGTGNNALLYGEEVKFGGGKVIRDGMGQSQATRAEGAVDTVITNALIVDWTGIIKADVGLKDGKIVGIGKAGNPDTQPGVDIIVGPGTEAIAGEGRILTAGGIDSHIHFICPQQIEDALHSGLTTMIGGGTGPAHGTLATTCTPGPWHIGRMLQAADAFPMNLAFAGKGNASLPAALEEQVNGGASCLKLHEDWGTTPAAIDCCLSVADAMDVQVMIHTDTLNESGFVENTVGAMKGRTIHAFHTEGAGGGHAPDIIKICGESHVLPSSTNPTRPFTVNTVDEHLDMLMVCHHLDKSIPEDVAFAESRIRRETIAAEDILHDMGAFSIIASDSQAMGRVGEVIIRTWQTAHKMKVQRGALAEETGDNDNLRVRRYIAKYTINPAIAHGLSAHVGSIEVGKRADLVLWDTAFFGVKPEMVLMGGTIVCAQMGDPNASIPTPQPVYTRPMFGAYGRSLENAAVTFVSAAAQDAGLADQLGLAKKTLPVQNTRNIGKADLKLNNAMPAVEVNPETYEVRADGELLTCQPAAELPMAQRYFLF comes from the coding sequence ATGCCCGCCTCGATTTCCAGAGCTGACTACGCCGCCATGTTTGGTCCCACTGTTGGGGACCGGGTGCGATTGGCGGATACAGAACTGATCATCGAGGTGGAGCGTGACCTGATCGCCGAAGCTGCAGGTTCCGCCGCAACAGGCGGCACGGGCAACAACGCCTTGCTCTATGGTGAAGAGGTCAAGTTCGGCGGTGGTAAGGTCATTCGCGATGGCATGGGCCAAAGTCAGGCGACCCGGGCCGAAGGCGCTGTGGATACCGTTATCACCAATGCGCTGATTGTTGACTGGACGGGGATTATCAAGGCCGATGTGGGCCTTAAGGATGGCAAGATCGTTGGGATCGGCAAAGCTGGTAACCCTGACACGCAGCCGGGCGTCGATATTATCGTTGGGCCCGGCACAGAAGCGATCGCGGGCGAGGGTCGCATTCTGACAGCTGGGGGGATCGACAGCCATATCCACTTTATCTGTCCACAACAGATCGAAGACGCGCTGCATTCCGGACTGACCACGATGATCGGGGGCGGCACAGGGCCTGCGCATGGTACGCTTGCGACGACCTGTACGCCCGGGCCATGGCATATCGGGCGGATGTTGCAGGCAGCAGATGCGTTTCCGATGAACCTTGCCTTTGCGGGCAAGGGGAACGCATCACTTCCCGCCGCGCTAGAGGAACAGGTGAATGGCGGTGCGTCGTGTCTGAAACTGCATGAGGATTGGGGAACAACCCCGGCGGCGATTGATTGCTGCCTGTCTGTGGCCGACGCCATGGATGTGCAGGTGATGATCCATACCGATACGCTCAACGAAAGCGGTTTTGTGGAAAATACGGTGGGGGCCATGAAAGGCCGGACCATCCACGCGTTCCACACCGAAGGTGCCGGCGGTGGCCACGCCCCGGATATCATCAAGATTTGTGGCGAAAGTCATGTGCTGCCGTCTTCGACCAATCCGACCCGGCCTTTCACGGTCAATACGGTGGATGAACATCTGGACATGCTGATGGTCTGCCATCACCTGGACAAATCCATCCCAGAAGACGTGGCCTTTGCCGAAAGCCGTATTCGCCGCGAAACGATTGCTGCCGAAGATATCCTGCATGACATGGGCGCATTCAGTATCATTGCCTCGGACAGCCAGGCCATGGGCCGTGTGGGCGAGGTCATTATCCGCACCTGGCAGACAGCGCATAAGATGAAAGTCCAGCGCGGGGCGCTGGCCGAGGAAACCGGCGACAATGACAACCTGCGGGTCCGGCGCTACATCGCGAAATATACGATCAACCCCGCTATTGCCCATGGCCTTAGCGCGCATGTCGGATCTATCGAAGTCGGCAAACGGGCTGATCTGGTGCTATGGGATACGGCCTTTTTCGGGGTAAAGCCCGAGATGGTCCTGATGGGCGGTACGATTGTCTGTGCCCAGATGGGCGATCCGAACGCATCCATTCCGACACCACAGCCGGTCTATACACGACCGATGTTTGGTGCCTATGGGCGGTCGCTTGAAAATGCTGCCGTCACATTTGTCAGCGCGGCGGCGCAGGATGCGGGACTGGCAGATCAACTGGGCCTCGCAAAGAAGACCCTGCCTGTGCAGAACACCCGCAACATCGGCAAGGCAGACCTGAAGTTGAACAACGCCATGCCCGCGGTCGAAGTGAACCCCGAAACCTACGAGGTCCGGGCAGATGGCGAGTTGCTGACCTGCCAGCCAGCCGCTGAACTGCCCATGGCCCAACGGTATTTTCTGTTTTAG
- a CDS encoding urease accessory protein UreE codes for MTAIAHQVLHAADIEPVAMVSLRYDARLLRRKKLTTLDGDDFLVDLPATTSLDQGDVFVLEDGRHIGVIAADEPLMRVTGDLVRLAWHVGNRHAPCAISPDALVLQREKVMRGLLEQLGAQVVDFDGPFTPEGGAYGHGRTMGHDHSHTHMPDHAHGHDH; via the coding sequence ATGACTGCCATCGCGCATCAGGTGCTGCATGCCGCCGATATCGAACCCGTCGCAATGGTCTCGCTACGCTACGATGCACGGCTGCTGCGGCGCAAGAAGCTGACAACGCTGGATGGTGACGATTTTCTGGTCGATTTGCCCGCGACGACATCGCTTGATCAGGGGGATGTGTTTGTATTGGAGGATGGCCGCCATATTGGGGTGATTGCGGCAGATGAACCGCTGATGCGCGTGACCGGTGATCTGGTGCGACTGGCCTGGCATGTGGGCAACCGCCATGCGCCCTGCGCGATCAGCCCCGATGCGCTGGTGCTGCAGCGCGAGAAAGTCATGCGCGGGCTGCTGGAACAGCTGGGTGCGCAAGTGGTGGATTTTGACGGCCCATTCACCCCAGAAGGTGGGGCGTATGGGCATGGGCGGACCATGGGGCATGATCATTCGCACACCCATATGCCTGACCACGCGCATGGCCATGACCACTGA
- a CDS encoding urease accessory protein UreF — MTTDKLLILTQWLSPAYPVGAFAWSHGLERAIQRGDVTDAATLRDWLETVVEIGAGRSDAILLCAAHKADDPTELAQLAAALAPSKERRMETLQQGAAFAATTRAVWKLNLPDMAYPVAVGRAAGLMDIPVLPVVQVWLQAFVSNLVQAATRLMPLGQTAGQQVLADLTPLCAQIGAMAVDAALDDLGAAAFTVDIASMQHEAQQPRIFRS, encoded by the coding sequence ATGACCACTGACAAGCTTCTGATCCTGACCCAATGGCTGTCGCCGGCCTATCCGGTAGGCGCCTTTGCCTGGTCGCACGGGCTGGAACGGGCGATCCAGCGTGGTGATGTGACCGATGCGGCAACGTTGCGCGATTGGCTGGAAACCGTGGTTGAGATCGGGGCGGGCCGGTCAGATGCGATCCTGCTTTGCGCGGCCCATAAGGCCGATGATCCAACCGAGCTGGCCCAGCTTGCAGCAGCCCTTGCCCCGTCAAAAGAGCGCCGTATGGAAACGTTGCAGCAAGGTGCCGCCTTTGCTGCCACGACCCGGGCCGTCTGGAAACTGAATTTACCGGATATGGCATATCCGGTGGCTGTTGGTCGTGCCGCCGGGCTGATGGATATACCGGTGCTGCCGGTGGTTCAGGTCTGGCTGCAGGCATTCGTCAGCAACCTTGTCCAGGCGGCCACGCGGCTGATGCCGCTGGGGCAAACGGCCGGACAGCAGGTGCTGGCTGATCTGACCCCGCTTTGCGCGCAGATCGGGGCGATGGCCGTAGATGCCGCGCTTGATGATCTTGGTGCGGCAGCATTTACTGTTGATATCGCCTCGATGCAGCATGAGGCGCAGCAACCAAGGATTTTCCGGTCATGA
- a CDS encoding DUF3995 domain-containing protein: MTLLAILISGVLVGISALHALWGMGKWVPIADEAELARAFVGARGVTRMPGPIPCFLVVAALVMVTVLIWLPPGGLRDAILGLAAAVLILRGGLAYTRLWRRMTPEEPFARYDRTRYGPLCLALGAGLAILIVGGN; the protein is encoded by the coding sequence ATGACCCTGCTTGCGATCCTGATCAGCGGCGTTCTTGTTGGTATTTCGGCGCTTCACGCGTTGTGGGGGATGGGCAAGTGGGTGCCCATCGCGGATGAGGCGGAGCTGGCCCGCGCCTTTGTGGGGGCGCGCGGTGTGACACGCATGCCCGGCCCGATCCCGTGTTTTCTGGTCGTCGCGGCACTGGTCATGGTGACTGTCCTGATCTGGCTGCCGCCCGGCGGATTGCGCGATGCAATCCTGGGGCTTGCGGCGGCGGTGCTGATCCTGCGGGGCGGGCTTGCCTACACGCGGCTATGGCGGCGGATGACGCCCGAAGAACCGTTTGCCCGCTATGACAGAACACGATACGGCCCCTTGTGCCTCGCGCTGGGCGCTGGGCTTGCCATTCTTATCGTCGGAGGAAACTGA
- the ureG gene encoding urease accessory protein UreG: MSPNGPLRVGIGGPVGAGKTTLTAALAQVLKDHISLGVITNDIYTQEDAEALMRMQILPADRVMGVETGGCPHTAIREDASINLAAVAEMRDRHADLELILIESGGDNLSATFSPELADVTVYVIDVAAGEEIPRKGGPAITRSDILVINKTDLAPHVGASLDVMAKDAARMRGDLPVVFASLRHGKGVSDITALLRDVGGL; the protein is encoded by the coding sequence ATGTCGCCAAATGGACCGCTGCGGGTCGGGATCGGGGGGCCGGTTGGGGCGGGGAAGACAACCCTGACAGCTGCCCTTGCACAGGTGCTGAAAGATCACATCAGCCTCGGCGTAATTACAAATGACATCTACACGCAGGAAGACGCAGAGGCATTGATGCGGATGCAGATCCTGCCTGCAGATCGGGTCATGGGTGTTGAAACCGGTGGCTGCCCGCATACGGCCATTCGCGAGGATGCATCCATCAACCTTGCCGCCGTTGCCGAAATGCGCGACCGGCATGCGGATCTGGAACTGATCCTGATCGAAAGCGGCGGTGACAATCTGTCTGCGACTTTCAGCCCAGAGCTGGCCGATGTCACCGTCTACGTCATCGACGTGGCCGCGGGCGAGGAAATTCCGCGCAAGGGTGGCCCTGCGATTACACGGTCCGACATTCTGGTGATCAACAAGACGGATCTGGCGCCGCATGTGGGTGCCTCGCTTGACGTGATGGCAAAGGATGCGGCGCGGATGCGCGGTGACCTGCCCGTGGTCTTTGCCAGCCTGCGGCACGGTAAGGGTGTGTCGGATATCACGGCACTATTGCGTGATGTGGGCGGGCTTTAG
- a CDS encoding YdcF family protein, with protein sequence MKDAIIILGAAVWATGPSPTLLRRTRHAAKLWHQNKARFVVPCGGLGVHPPTEAAAMQDLLLADGIPAAQIILEDKSTTTLENIRNACAVLPGRDVIIVTDGYHQARAKMVARHFGLQADMSSPDMPRLPLREHLREVVARPAYAWKLRRLPPRS encoded by the coding sequence GTGAAGGACGCAATCATCATTCTGGGGGCTGCTGTTTGGGCAACCGGCCCCTCGCCCACATTGCTGCGCCGGACGCGGCATGCCGCAAAGCTGTGGCATCAGAACAAGGCCAGATTTGTGGTCCCATGCGGCGGTCTGGGGGTGCATCCACCGACCGAGGCTGCGGCCATGCAGGATCTATTGCTTGCAGATGGCATTCCGGCAGCGCAAATCATTCTGGAAGACAAGTCCACGACAACATTGGAAAATATCCGCAACGCCTGTGCGGTACTACCCGGGCGTGACGTGATCATCGTGACCGATGGCTATCACCAGGCGCGCGCGAAAATGGTTGCAAGGCATTTCGGATTGCAGGCCGACATGTCATCGCCGGACATGCCCCGCCTGCCGCTCCGCGAGCATCTGCGCGAGGTTGTGGCCCGCCCGGCCTATGCCTGGAAGCTGCGGCGCCTGCCACCGCGATCTTAA
- the acs gene encoding acetate--CoA ligase yields the protein MTDQPAGTYPPSAEMAANAHADKATYDAMYAASISDPAAFWAEHGKRVDWIKPYTKVKNTSFAPGNVDIKWFEDGTLNVSANCLDRHLATRGDQTAIIWEPDSPDEDALHLTYAQVHEKTCLMANSLKELGVGKGDRVVLYMPMIPEAAYAMLACARIGAIHSIVFAGFSADALAARVSGSQAKVVITADGAPRGGRVTNLKDSVNQALINVMHDVKCLCVKRTGQQIAWRSEGDYWLHEMEDTVSADCPPEEMGAEDPLFILYTSGSTGMPKGVVHSTGGYIVYASMTHQYTFDYHDGDIFWCTADVGWVTGHSYIVYGPLANGATTLMFEGVPTYPDAGRFWQVCEKHKVNQFYTAPTAIRALMGQGNDYVEKYDLSDLKVLGTVGEPINPEAWNWYHTVVGKGAVPIVDTWWQTETGGHLLTPLPGATATKPGSATVPFFGVQPVILEPTTGAEIHDTAAEGVLCIKDSWPAQMRTVWGDHERFEKTYFADYKNYYFTGDGCRRDADGYYWITGRVDDVINVSGHRMGTAEVESALVAHAKVAEAAVVGYPHDIKGQGIYAYVTLMGGEEPSEELRKELEVWVRAEIGPIAKPDLIQWAPGLPKTRSGKIMRRILRKIAEDDFGALGDTSTLADPSVVDDLIENRMNKG from the coding sequence ATGACAGATCAACCAGCCGGAACCTATCCGCCATCGGCCGAAATGGCCGCAAACGCCCATGCCGACAAGGCCACATATGATGCGATGTATGCCGCCTCTATCAGCGACCCCGCGGCGTTTTGGGCCGAACATGGCAAACGCGTGGACTGGATCAAACCCTATACCAAGGTCAAGAATACCAGCTTTGCCCCCGGCAATGTGGATATCAAGTGGTTCGAGGATGGCACGCTGAACGTGTCCGCCAATTGCCTTGACCGGCATCTTGCAACCCGTGGTGATCAGACGGCGATTATCTGGGAGCCCGACAGCCCGGATGAAGACGCCCTGCACCTGACCTATGCGCAGGTCCACGAAAAAACCTGCCTGATGGCCAATAGCCTGAAGGAACTGGGCGTCGGCAAGGGGGATCGCGTTGTGCTTTACATGCCGATGATCCCCGAGGCGGCTTATGCGATGCTGGCCTGCGCCCGGATCGGGGCGATTCATTCGATTGTTTTTGCAGGTTTCTCGGCTGATGCGCTGGCTGCCCGGGTCAGCGGATCGCAGGCAAAGGTTGTGATCACTGCCGATGGCGCACCGCGCGGCGGGCGGGTGACCAACCTCAAGGACAGCGTCAATCAGGCCCTGATCAACGTGATGCATGATGTCAAATGCCTGTGTGTGAAACGGACCGGCCAACAGATCGCCTGGCGCTCGGAAGGTGACTACTGGCTGCACGAGATGGAAGACACCGTCAGTGCCGATTGCCCACCCGAAGAGATGGGGGCAGAGGATCCGTTGTTCATTCTCTATACATCCGGTTCGACTGGCATGCCCAAGGGGGTTGTCCACAGCACCGGCGGCTACATCGTTTATGCGTCGATGACCCATCAATATACATTCGACTATCATGACGGTGACATCTTCTGGTGTACCGCAGATGTGGGCTGGGTCACCGGACACAGCTATATCGTCTATGGGCCGCTGGCCAATGGGGCAACCACGCTGATGTTCGAAGGGGTCCCGACCTACCCCGATGCCGGCCGGTTCTGGCAGGTCTGTGAAAAGCACAAGGTCAACCAGTTCTACACCGCACCAACAGCGATCCGCGCGCTGATGGGGCAGGGGAATGACTATGTCGAGAAATACGACCTGTCCGATCTGAAAGTCCTCGGCACGGTGGGCGAGCCGATCAATCCGGAAGCCTGGAACTGGTATCACACCGTCGTTGGCAAGGGCGCGGTTCCGATTGTCGACACATGGTGGCAGACCGAGACGGGCGGCCATTTGCTGACCCCGTTGCCGGGCGCCACGGCGACCAAGCCGGGATCGGCGACAGTGCCGTTCTTTGGGGTCCAACCTGTCATTCTTGAACCAACCACCGGCGCGGAAATCCACGACACCGCCGCCGAGGGCGTGCTTTGCATCAAAGACAGCTGGCCTGCGCAGATGCGGACCGTCTGGGGCGATCATGAGCGGTTCGAAAAGACCTATTTTGCGGATTACAAGAACTACTACTTTACCGGGGATGGCTGCCGCCGTGATGCGGATGGCTATTACTGGATCACCGGCCGCGTGGATGATGTGATCAACGTGTCTGGCCACCGGATGGGCACGGCCGAGGTCGAAAGCGCGCTGGTCGCCCATGCCAAGGTGGCCGAGGCTGCGGTGGTCGGTTATCCGCATGACATCAAGGGGCAGGGCATCTACGCCTATGTGACCCTGATGGGCGGCGAAGAGCCAAGCGAGGAACTGCGCAAGGAACTGGAAGTCTGGGTGCGGGCCGAGATTGGCCCGATTGCCAAGCCCGATCTGATCCAATGGGCGCCCGGCCTTCCCAAGACAAGATCGGGCAAGATCATGCGCCGTATCCTGCGCAAGATCGCAGAGGATGATTTTGGCGCACTTGGCGATACGTCAACGCTGGCTGATCCGTCGGTGGTCGATGACCTGATCGAAAACCGGATGAACAAGGGCTAG